Proteins found in one Paenibacillus dendritiformis genomic segment:
- a CDS encoding penicillin-binding protein, which translates to MRTLTIGGLFTLFFIVIVTRLFWYQVWNQDFWMELAKNSWSTERTIEPVRGTIYDQNGEVLVMNAPAYTVAVNPGLIQELKTDKKMVEQDIDVERLIVQELHKVLGKPENELYDIVRKKSPETGKYLVHREVRNEGWKIEEETAQKLRDFTESLKEKTKLQDIGLYLMPEVKRFYAKNNLAAHVLGYTDKAGKPVYGIEQLYNEQLSGTAGSIQYEKDRMGNKLPKASEVYTPARDGDNMYLTIDRTIQQYIEEEIRKVYNEYSPHTITVIAADPKTGDILGLANMPTFNPNSYWDFDNERAFFNPAVQGGYEPGSTFKIVTLAAAVQEGLFDPEATFPSGKIYAGGRPIHDVNTTWGTISYLEGLKRSSNVAFVKLGFEMLKEDRFKSYIDKFGFGEKTGIEIPYEYEGFVQFQYPADVAAASYGHGQIKVTPIQQIMAVSAVANGGKLMKPHIVKKIEDPVTGEVTEREPEVVRQVIDPAIAKQVSEYLEQVVADQEIGTGKNAYIEGYRVAGKTGTALKVINGEYDTTRAVVSFVGFAPVEDPRIAVIVVVDDPQKYWEGGGFVSPFIFKNIVSKSLRYMGVPTSHEMKPGEAGKSEGPTRLVKAPNIQGLKPHEAKKRLAEQGIVFQTVGAGKEVKRQFPAPGEYLGSGQRVYLLTDEPENLSMPDMKGKSLRDVMEIASLLGIEVRIEGEGYVTEQKASTDNGKRVVDIKLEPRRP; encoded by the coding sequence TTGCGCACGTTGACAATCGGGGGCTTATTCACCCTCTTTTTTATTGTCATCGTGACCCGTCTATTTTGGTATCAGGTGTGGAATCAAGATTTTTGGATGGAGCTGGCGAAAAATTCGTGGTCAACGGAGCGGACTATCGAGCCGGTGCGCGGGACGATCTATGATCAGAACGGGGAAGTGCTCGTCATGAATGCCCCTGCGTATACGGTCGCGGTCAATCCGGGTCTGATTCAGGAGCTGAAAACAGATAAAAAGATGGTCGAGCAGGATATCGACGTGGAGCGGCTTATCGTCCAAGAGCTGCACAAGGTGCTGGGCAAGCCGGAGAACGAGCTCTATGACATTGTCCGCAAAAAAAGCCCGGAGACCGGAAAATATTTGGTTCATCGCGAGGTCCGGAACGAGGGCTGGAAGATCGAGGAGGAGACCGCGCAGAAGCTGCGCGACTTCACGGAGTCGCTCAAGGAAAAGACCAAATTGCAGGATATCGGGCTGTACCTGATGCCGGAGGTAAAGCGGTTCTACGCCAAAAACAACCTGGCCGCGCACGTCCTTGGTTATACCGACAAAGCCGGAAAACCTGTCTATGGGATCGAGCAGCTGTATAATGAGCAATTGTCCGGTACAGCGGGTTCAATCCAGTATGAGAAGGATCGGATGGGCAACAAGCTCCCGAAGGCGTCGGAGGTTTACACACCGGCCCGGGACGGGGACAATATGTATTTGACGATCGATCGCACGATTCAGCAATATATCGAGGAAGAGATCCGGAAAGTGTACAATGAATATTCCCCGCATACGATTACGGTTATCGCCGCGGATCCGAAGACCGGGGATATTTTGGGTCTGGCGAACATGCCGACGTTCAATCCGAATTCGTATTGGGATTTTGACAATGAGCGCGCCTTTTTCAACCCGGCGGTGCAGGGCGGCTACGAGCCGGGATCGACGTTCAAGATCGTGACGCTCGCGGCGGCGGTGCAGGAAGGCTTGTTCGATCCGGAAGCCACTTTCCCTTCAGGGAAAATTTATGCGGGCGGACGACCTATTCACGACGTCAATACGACATGGGGCACGATCTCCTACCTGGAAGGCTTGAAGCGTTCCAGTAACGTCGCCTTCGTCAAGCTCGGCTTCGAGATGCTGAAGGAGGACCGGTTCAAGTCCTATATCGACAAGTTCGGCTTCGGGGAAAAAACGGGCATCGAGATTCCATATGAATACGAGGGCTTCGTTCAGTTCCAATATCCGGCGGACGTCGCGGCTGCCTCGTACGGCCACGGCCAGATTAAAGTGACGCCGATTCAGCAGATTATGGCCGTCTCGGCCGTGGCGAACGGCGGCAAGCTGATGAAGCCGCATATCGTGAAGAAGATTGAGGACCCGGTGACCGGAGAAGTGACCGAGCGGGAGCCGGAAGTGGTGCGGCAAGTAATTGATCCGGCAATTGCCAAGCAGGTCAGCGAGTATTTGGAGCAGGTTGTCGCCGATCAGGAGATCGGCACCGGGAAGAACGCGTATATCGAAGGCTACCGGGTCGCGGGCAAGACCGGAACCGCGCTTAAGGTTATTAACGGGGAGTATGACACGACCCGTGCGGTCGTGTCCTTCGTCGGCTTCGCTCCGGTGGAGGATCCCCGCATCGCGGTCATCGTCGTCGTCGACGACCCGCAGAAGTATTGGGAGGGCGGCGGCTTCGTCTCGCCGTTTATTTTCAAAAATATCGTCTCCAAATCGCTGCGCTACATGGGTGTGCCCACTTCTCATGAGATGAAGCCGGGCGAGGCAGGCAAATCCGAAGGCCCGACCCGCTTGGTCAAGGCGCCGAACATCCAGGGGCTGAAGCCGCATGAAGCGAAGAAGCGGCTTGCGGAGCAGGGCATCGTCTTCCAGACGGTCGGCGCAGGCAAGGAAGTGAAGCGCCAATTCCCGGCGCCGGGCGAATATTTGGGCTCTGGCCAGCGGGTCTACCTGCTGACTGATGAGCCGGAAAATCTCTCCATGCCGGATATGAAAGGCAAATCGCTTCGCGATGTCATGGAAATCGCCTCGCTGCTGGGCATCGAGGTTCGAATCGAGGGAGAAGGCTACGTGACCGAGCAGAAAGCCTCGACAGACAACGGCAAGCGCGTCGTCGACATAAAATTGGAGCCGAGAAGGCCATAG
- the mraY gene encoding phospho-N-acetylmuramoyl-pentapeptide-transferase, with translation MDFKLMLMTMGVSFILAVILGPLTIPLLRRLKFGQQVRDDGPQGHLKKAGTPTMGGAIILLAFTLAFLKFSVTDIDFYVLLIATLGFGLIGFLDDYIKIVFKRSLGLTARQKLIGQLACSAVICVLLWQSDHSTVLAVPGTSWGLDLGWFYYPFIILMMLAISNAVNFTDGLDGLLSGTSAIALAAFALIAMQLSEIAAAVCAAAMIGAVLGFLVFNAHPAKVFMGDTGSLGIGGAIGAIAILTKTELLFLIIGGIFVIEMLSVVIQVVSFKTRGKRVFKMSPIHHHFELSGWSEWRVVITFWIAGIVLAGLGLWINKGL, from the coding sequence TTGGACTTCAAATTGATGTTAATGACAATGGGCGTATCTTTCATCTTGGCTGTCATCCTCGGTCCGTTAACCATTCCGCTGCTTCGCAGGCTCAAGTTCGGACAGCAGGTCCGCGATGACGGCCCGCAAGGCCATTTGAAAAAAGCAGGCACTCCTACGATGGGCGGCGCCATTATTTTGCTCGCCTTTACGCTTGCTTTTCTGAAATTCTCGGTAACCGACATTGATTTTTATGTGCTGCTCATCGCGACCCTCGGCTTCGGACTGATTGGATTTCTTGACGATTATATCAAAATCGTGTTCAAGCGTTCACTCGGCCTGACCGCGAGACAAAAGCTGATCGGGCAGCTGGCGTGCTCCGCCGTTATCTGCGTACTGCTGTGGCAGTCGGATCACAGCACCGTGCTCGCGGTACCGGGGACGTCCTGGGGTCTTGACCTCGGCTGGTTCTATTATCCGTTCATCATTTTGATGATGCTGGCGATCAGCAATGCGGTCAATTTCACGGACGGCCTCGACGGCCTGTTGTCAGGCACAAGCGCGATCGCGCTGGCGGCCTTCGCGCTTATCGCGATGCAGCTGTCCGAGATCGCGGCCGCGGTATGCGCGGCAGCCATGATCGGCGCCGTGCTCGGCTTCCTCGTCTTCAATGCGCATCCGGCCAAGGTGTTCATGGGCGATACCGGTTCGCTCGGCATCGGGGGCGCCATCGGGGCGATTGCCATTCTGACGAAGACGGAGCTGCTGTTCCTTATTATCGGCGGCATATTTGTCATCGAGATGCTGTCCGTCGTCATTCAAGTCGTCTCCTTCAAGACACGGGGCAAGCGCGTGTTCAAAATGAGTCCGATTCATCATCATTTCGAGTTGTCCGGCTGGTCGGAATGGCGTGTCGTCATCACCTTCTGGATCGCGGGCATCGTGCTCGCCGGACTCGGATTATGGATCAACAAGGGGTTGTAG
- the rsmH gene encoding 16S rRNA (cytosine(1402)-N(4))-methyltransferase RsmH → MFHHITVLKEEAVNGLNVRPDGIYVDCTLGGAGHSSAIASVLSADGRLIALDQDDWALDNAANVLAPYLDRVTMIKTNFRHIEDALRQAEVPFVDGVPQVDGILFDLGVSSPQLDEGERGFSYQHDAPLDMRMDRSTSLTAREIVNEWPEEEIARILFEYGEEKFSRRIARRIMEARADHPIETTGELAELVKAGIPAATRRTGGHPAKRSFQALRIAVNDELGAFEQALHQAIHCLKPGGRVAVITFHSLEDRICKQTFNQYMNRCTCPPDLPMCACGKQDILTLPKRKPIVPSADELERNPRSRSARLRVAEKL, encoded by the coding sequence GTGTTTCACCATATAACGGTGTTAAAAGAGGAAGCTGTGAATGGGCTGAATGTGCGCCCTGACGGCATCTATGTCGATTGTACCCTGGGAGGGGCGGGACACAGCTCCGCCATTGCATCCGTGCTGTCCGCGGACGGCCGGCTCATCGCGCTGGATCAGGACGATTGGGCTTTGGATAATGCCGCGAACGTGCTGGCCCCCTACCTTGACCGGGTGACGATGATCAAGACGAATTTCCGTCATATCGAGGACGCGCTGCGTCAGGCGGAGGTGCCGTTTGTCGATGGCGTGCCTCAGGTGGACGGCATTCTGTTCGACCTCGGGGTATCGTCGCCGCAGCTTGATGAAGGAGAGCGCGGCTTCAGCTATCAGCATGACGCGCCGCTGGACATGCGCATGGATCGAAGCACTTCGCTGACGGCCCGCGAGATTGTGAATGAGTGGCCGGAAGAGGAGATCGCCCGCATCCTGTTCGAATACGGGGAAGAGAAATTTTCACGCCGCATCGCCCGCCGCATCATGGAGGCGAGGGCGGATCATCCGATCGAGACGACCGGCGAGCTGGCCGAGCTGGTCAAGGCCGGGATTCCGGCGGCAACCCGAAGGACCGGGGGCCATCCGGCCAAGCGCAGCTTCCAGGCGCTTCGCATCGCCGTCAATGACGAGCTGGGCGCGTTCGAGCAAGCGCTCCATCAGGCAATCCATTGCTTGAAGCCGGGCGGAAGGGTCGCTGTCATTACCTTCCATTCCTTGGAGGATCGGATATGCAAGCAGACATTCAACCAGTATATGAACCGCTGCACTTGTCCGCCGGATCTGCCGATGTGCGCTTGCGGCAAGCAGGATATTTTGACTTTGCCGAAGCGCAAGCCGATTGTGCCGAGCGCGGACGAGTTGGAGCGCAACCCGCGTTCTCGTTCCGCGAGATTACGGGTTGCCGAGAAATTGTAA
- a CDS encoding stage V sporulation protein D → MKLSSVTVRKRLFIGAGLVSLGFLALVIRLAYVQLWEGGEITAKAEELWRRDIPVTAKRGEVLDRNGVRLAYNVTSPTIMAVPAQIQDAAATAARLAPVLQMKTEDVERMIKVRKSIVHIKPGGRKISLETAQQVREMNLPGIVVAEDNKRYYPFGDLASHILGFTGIDNQGLTGIEQRYNDALSGLQGSVSYLSDAKGRQMPNSSETYAPPRDGLNLQLTIDKQIQTIMERELDQAMLELKPKHIISIAMDPNNGEILAMASRPNYEPGRYKEYSSEVYNRNLPIWMTYEPGSTFKIITLAAALEEGKVDLYNEHFFDPGSIEVGGARLRCWKRGGHGSQTFLQVVGNSCNPGFVTLGQRLGKETLFEYIRNFGFGQKSGIDLSGEATGILFKLNRVGPVELATTSFGQGVSVTPIQQIAAVSATINGGKLYRPHVAKSFEHPETGMIIDEVEPELVRQVISPETSAKVRDALEHVVAQGSGRNAFIDGYRVGGKTGTAQKVVNGRYSPNEHIVSFVGFAPADDPKIVIYTAVDDPQGIQFGGLIAAPIVKRIMEDALHYMGVEPRQKQVPREYRYNETPIVAVPNLVGKTLTDIYEDMNMNFQLAKSGTGNMVIHQAPKPGTRVERGATIRIYMGTETEE, encoded by the coding sequence GTGAAATTATCCAGTGTCACGGTCCGCAAGCGGCTGTTCATCGGCGCCGGACTCGTGTCTCTCGGCTTTCTAGCGCTTGTCATTCGTCTTGCCTATGTCCAGCTGTGGGAGGGCGGGGAAATTACGGCCAAGGCGGAGGAGCTGTGGCGCAGAGACATCCCGGTTACGGCCAAGCGCGGGGAAGTGCTCGATCGGAACGGGGTGCGTCTCGCCTATAACGTGACTTCGCCGACGATTATGGCCGTCCCCGCCCAGATTCAGGATGCCGCAGCGACGGCTGCCCGGCTGGCGCCGGTGCTGCAGATGAAAACGGAAGACGTCGAACGGATGATTAAGGTACGCAAGTCTATCGTCCATATTAAGCCGGGAGGCCGCAAAATATCGCTTGAAACGGCCCAGCAGGTGCGGGAAATGAACTTGCCCGGCATTGTCGTGGCAGAGGATAATAAAAGATATTATCCATTCGGGGATCTGGCCTCCCATATTCTCGGCTTCACCGGTATTGACAACCAAGGGCTGACGGGCATCGAGCAGAGGTACAATGACGCGCTCAGCGGGCTGCAGGGAAGCGTCTCTTACCTGTCCGACGCGAAGGGCCGCCAGATGCCGAACTCCTCGGAGACGTACGCCCCGCCGCGAGATGGATTAAATTTGCAATTGACGATTGACAAGCAAATACAGACAATAATGGAGCGGGAACTTGATCAGGCGATGCTCGAATTGAAGCCGAAGCATATCATCTCGATTGCGATGGATCCGAACAACGGCGAGATATTGGCGATGGCGAGCCGCCCGAATTACGAACCGGGGCGGTACAAGGAGTATTCCTCGGAGGTGTACAACCGCAACCTGCCGATCTGGATGACGTACGAGCCGGGCTCTACCTTCAAGATCATTACGCTCGCCGCGGCGCTCGAGGAAGGCAAGGTCGATTTGTACAACGAGCATTTTTTTGATCCCGGGAGCATCGAGGTCGGGGGCGCCCGGCTGCGCTGCTGGAAGAGAGGCGGCCATGGCAGCCAGACCTTCCTCCAGGTGGTCGGCAATTCGTGCAACCCCGGCTTTGTCACGCTGGGACAGCGGTTAGGCAAGGAGACGCTGTTTGAGTACATACGGAATTTTGGCTTCGGGCAAAAATCAGGCATCGACCTGAGCGGAGAAGCGACGGGAATTCTCTTCAAGCTGAACCGGGTCGGTCCGGTCGAATTGGCGACGACCTCGTTCGGACAGGGCGTATCGGTGACGCCGATCCAGCAGATTGCCGCCGTCTCGGCGACGATTAACGGAGGCAAGCTGTATCGTCCGCATGTGGCGAAGTCGTTCGAGCATCCCGAGACGGGGATGATCATCGATGAAGTCGAGCCGGAACTGGTCCGGCAGGTCATCTCGCCGGAGACGTCGGCGAAGGTGCGGGACGCGCTGGAGCATGTCGTCGCCCAAGGCTCGGGACGCAACGCGTTCATCGACGGCTACCGGGTCGGAGGAAAAACGGGCACGGCGCAAAAGGTTGTGAACGGACGTTATTCGCCGAATGAGCATATCGTATCTTTTGTCGGGTTCGCGCCAGCGGACGATCCGAAGATCGTCATCTATACGGCGGTGGATGATCCGCAGGGGATTCAGTTCGGCGGGCTGATCGCCGCTCCTATCGTCAAGCGCATCATGGAGGACGCGCTCCATTATATGGGAGTGGAACCGCGTCAGAAACAAGTCCCCCGCGAATATAGATACAATGAGACGCCGATTGTGGCGGTTCCCAATCTGGTCGGCAAGACGCTGACCGATATTTACGAAGACATGAACATGAATTTTCAACTGGCCAAATCCGGCACGGGCAACATGGTCATTCACCAGGCGCCCAAGCCGGGAACCCGTGTGGAGCGTGGAGCGACCATCCGCATCTACATGGGTACAGAGACGGAGGAATAA
- a CDS encoding UDP-N-acetylmuramoyl-L-alanyl-D-glutamate--2,6-diaminopimelate ligase, giving the protein MQEMRLSEACKRMLNVKCTGDEATAVTGLAVDSRHVRPGDLFFCISGTADDGHRYAEQAVDKGAAALVVERELPLPVPQLIVRQARHALAVLADAFYRSPSRDLKLIGVTGTNGKTTTTYLIERILTDAGRTSGVIGTIEMRYDGRTLPMSGTTPNALELQRSLRDMADCGVEAVAMEVSSHALDQGRVEGCRFRTAVFTNLTQDHLDYHETMESYRDAKGLLFSRLGNTFSEQEAERSYAVLNADDPASAHFAKLTTAETLTYGLSASADIRAEDIRMNGKGTSFRVHTFRGSADVQLRMVGKFNVCNALAAIAVGLIEGIALDDICASLEAVPGVAGRVEAVEAGQPYTVIVDYAHTPDGLENVLQSVKEFAEGRVISVFGCGGDRDRTKRPIMGQISARYADYSIITSDNPRTEDPELILEDIERGLTEMEVSRDRYECVVDRRAAIAKAIELASPHDVVLIAGKGHETYQIIGRDTFDFDDRLVAKEAIRGKVQ; this is encoded by the coding sequence ATGCAGGAAATGCGATTGTCCGAAGCATGCAAGCGAATGCTGAATGTGAAATGTACAGGAGATGAAGCTACGGCAGTGACCGGATTGGCGGTGGATTCGCGCCATGTCCGGCCGGGCGATCTGTTCTTCTGCATTTCGGGCACGGCGGATGACGGCCACCGTTATGCGGAGCAAGCCGTGGACAAGGGAGCGGCCGCGCTTGTCGTAGAGCGGGAGCTGCCGCTTCCGGTTCCGCAGCTCATCGTTCGTCAGGCCCGTCATGCGCTTGCGGTGCTGGCTGATGCCTTCTACCGTTCGCCGAGCCGGGACTTGAAGCTGATCGGCGTGACGGGAACGAACGGCAAGACGACGACAACTTATCTGATAGAGCGGATATTGACGGACGCCGGCCGCACAAGCGGCGTGATCGGCACGATCGAGATGCGCTATGACGGCCGCACGCTGCCGATGTCGGGCACGACGCCGAACGCGCTTGAGCTGCAGCGTTCGCTGCGGGATATGGCCGACTGCGGCGTGGAGGCCGTCGCGATGGAGGTCTCTTCTCATGCGCTCGATCAAGGCCGCGTGGAAGGTTGCCGCTTCCGGACGGCCGTCTTCACGAACCTGACGCAGGATCATCTCGATTACCATGAGACGATGGAGTCGTACCGCGATGCCAAGGGCTTGCTGTTCTCCCGTCTCGGGAACACGTTCTCCGAGCAAGAGGCGGAGCGTTCTTATGCCGTGCTGAACGCGGACGATCCGGCATCGGCGCATTTCGCCAAGCTGACCACCGCAGAGACGCTGACGTACGGCTTGTCGGCGTCTGCCGATATTCGGGCGGAGGACATCCGCATGAACGGCAAGGGAACGAGCTTCCGCGTCCATACGTTCCGCGGATCGGCCGACGTGCAGCTTCGCATGGTCGGCAAGTTCAATGTCTGCAATGCGCTCGCCGCCATCGCGGTCGGGTTGATAGAAGGCATCGCGCTGGACGACATTTGCGCCAGCCTCGAAGCGGTGCCGGGCGTGGCCGGGCGTGTGGAGGCCGTGGAGGCCGGGCAGCCGTATACGGTCATCGTCGATTACGCGCATACGCCGGACGGCCTTGAGAATGTGCTGCAGAGCGTCAAGGAATTCGCGGAAGGCCGCGTCATCTCCGTATTCGGCTGCGGCGGGGACCGCGATCGGACGAAGCGCCCGATTATGGGCCAGATATCGGCCCGGTATGCCGACTACTCTATTATTACGTCAGACAATCCGCGTACCGAGGATCCGGAGCTGATTCTCGAAGATATCGAACGGGGCCTGACGGAGATGGAGGTCAGCCGTGACCGTTATGAATGCGTCGTTGACCGAAGAGCCGCCATTGCGAAGGCTATTGAACTGGCAAGCCCGCACGATGTAGTATTGATTGCGGGGAAGGGGCATGAGACGTATCAAATTATCGGCCGCGACACCTTTGATTTCGATGACCGCCTAGTAGCAAAAGAAGCGATAAGGGGAAAAGTGCAGTGA
- the ftsL gene encoding cell division protein FtsL, whose product MAYTRGNLAVRPERQQQPRPKVRQTTKTVVRKNTLPTREKLLYLLTILLCTAVALVLIGRYAQIYDMNRQIQNLKRETISLQDQTSVLRVEVEKLSDWKRIEEIARKNGLIFPETPLEIQVYKQAIGND is encoded by the coding sequence ATGGCTTATACTCGCGGTAATTTGGCCGTCCGGCCGGAGAGGCAGCAGCAGCCGAGGCCCAAGGTTCGCCAGACAACGAAGACCGTCGTCCGCAAGAACACATTGCCGACGAGGGAGAAGCTGTTGTATCTGCTGACCATTCTATTGTGCACGGCCGTAGCGCTCGTTCTTATCGGGCGATATGCCCAGATCTACGACATGAACCGGCAGATCCAGAATTTGAAGCGGGAGACGATATCGCTCCAGGATCAGACCTCCGTGTTGAGAGTAGAAGTCGAGAAGCTGTCGGATTGGAAACGGATTGAAGAGATTGCGCGGAAGAACGGGCTCATATTTCCCGAGACGCCGCTAGAGATTCAAGTATACAAACAAGCCATAGGCAATGATTGA
- the mraZ gene encoding division/cell wall cluster transcriptional repressor MraZ — MFMGEYQHSIDDKGRLIIPAKLRDSLGSTFILTRGLDQCLFVYPMEEWGLLEQKLKALPLMKADARAFTRFFFSGATECEWDKQGRINIPAHLRQHAKLDKECMIIGVQSRVEIWSKDAWEQYMQQSASTFEEIAETLVDFDF; from the coding sequence ATGTTCATGGGTGAATATCAACACAGCATCGATGACAAAGGCCGCCTGATCATTCCCGCCAAGCTGCGTGACTCCTTGGGCTCCACCTTCATACTCACGCGCGGCTTGGATCAATGTCTGTTCGTCTACCCGATGGAAGAATGGGGCCTGCTCGAACAGAAATTGAAGGCACTGCCTTTGATGAAGGCGGACGCGCGGGCCTTTACCCGCTTTTTCTTCTCCGGCGCGACCGAATGCGAGTGGGACAAGCAGGGCCGGATCAACATTCCCGCCCATCTCCGGCAGCATGCCAAGCTGGACAAGGAATGTATGATTATCGGCGTCCAGAGCCGGGTGGAGATTTGGAGCAAGGACGCTTGGGAACAATATATGCAGCAGTCCGCGTCCACCTTTGAAGAAATAGCCGAGACACTGGTTGACTTTGATTTTTGA
- a CDS encoding UDP-N-acetylmuramoyl-tripeptide--D-alanyl-D-alanine ligase yields the protein MIETTLEHIAELCGGTLADPSAGQTKVRGVFTDSRSVLTGGLFVPLTGERFDGHAYVEETLRAGAAGALWQADRALPGASAPLIIVEDTYAALQRLAAAYLAEGQVKVVAVTGSNGKTTTKDLVASVLSQRYRVHKTDGNFNNHIGLPLTVLSMPRETEIAVLEMGMSGRGEIELLSQLARPDVAVITNIGDAHLLQLGSREEIARAKLEITAGLRDGGLLVCHGDEPLVDLALSEREPGGRIRLLRFGLGERCELRLSRMSGDGSGMAFAVPSAGGQGESVFHIPLLGQHNVMNAMAALAVGRQFGLTDEQIAAGLAGARISGMRFERHVTPGGWIVLNDAYNASPTSMRAALSVLADMKGGRRIAVLADMLELGPQEAALHFEIGAELTPDQIDVVLTYGELGKHIADGARRSLPAEAVHSFQDKMSLKAYLNQEVRPGDIVLVKASRGMKLEEVVNDWIRNTDSSVGLREV from the coding sequence GTGATAGAGACAACCTTGGAACATATAGCGGAGCTGTGCGGCGGAACATTGGCCGATCCGTCTGCAGGCCAGACGAAGGTGCGCGGCGTATTTACCGATTCCCGCTCCGTATTGACCGGAGGGCTGTTCGTTCCCCTCACCGGTGAACGATTCGACGGCCATGCCTATGTGGAGGAGACGCTGCGGGCCGGGGCGGCCGGAGCGCTCTGGCAAGCGGATCGGGCGCTTCCCGGCGCTTCCGCGCCGCTGATTATCGTGGAGGACACGTACGCTGCGCTGCAGCGGCTGGCCGCTGCTTATCTCGCGGAAGGCCAGGTCAAGGTGGTCGCCGTTACCGGGAGCAACGGCAAGACGACGACGAAGGATCTGGTTGCGTCCGTCTTGTCGCAACGATATCGGGTACATAAGACCGATGGGAACTTCAACAATCATATCGGGCTTCCGCTCACTGTGCTCTCGATGCCGCGAGAGACGGAGATTGCCGTGCTCGAGATGGGCATGAGCGGCCGGGGAGAGATCGAGCTGCTCTCGCAGCTGGCGAGACCGGATGTGGCCGTCATCACCAATATCGGGGATGCCCATCTGCTTCAGCTCGGCAGCCGGGAGGAGATCGCCCGGGCGAAGCTGGAGATTACGGCCGGATTGCGCGACGGCGGCCTGCTCGTATGCCACGGGGACGAACCGCTTGTCGATCTAGCACTGTCCGAACGGGAGCCGGGAGGACGCATCCGCTTGCTGCGCTTCGGTCTGGGCGAACGATGCGAACTGCGGCTGTCCCGTATGAGCGGCGACGGCAGCGGCATGGCATTCGCCGTACCTTCCGCCGGCGGACAAGGCGAGTCTGTCTTCCATATCCCGCTGTTGGGGCAGCATAATGTGATGAACGCCATGGCCGCTCTGGCGGTCGGGCGCCAATTCGGCCTGACGGATGAACAGATTGCCGCCGGACTGGCCGGGGCGCGCATCAGCGGCATGCGCTTCGAGCGGCATGTTACGCCGGGAGGCTGGATCGTGCTGAATGACGCCTATAATGCGAGCCCGACCTCGATGAGGGCGGCCTTATCCGTGCTGGCCGACATGAAGGGCGGACGGCGCATCGCCGTGCTGGCCGACATGCTGGAGCTGGGACCGCAGGAAGCGGCGCTCCATTTCGAGATCGGAGCGGAGCTTACGCCCGATCAGATCGATGTGGTGCTCACGTACGGCGAGTTGGGGAAGCATATCGCCGACGGCGCCCGCCGCTCGCTGCCGGCCGAGGCCGTGCACTCGTTCCAAGATAAAATGTCCTTGAAAGCTTATTTGAACCAAGAAGTGAGACCCGGTGATATCGTGCTCGTCAAGGCATCCCGGGGAATGAAACTAGAAGAAGTTGTAAATGACTGGATCCGTAACACGGATTCGTCTGTGGGGCTACGGGAGGTGTAG